In Desulfosporosinus youngiae DSM 17734, the genomic stretch TCTTTACAATCTATAAGTTTCGGACTATGCGTTTGGAAACGGAGAAAGATGGTCACCCCCTATCCGATATGGAACGTATGACTCGAGTCGGTATGATGTTAAGAAAGCTCAGTATCGACGAACTACCTCAGTTATTAAATATATTAAGAGGAAATATGAGTTTCATTGGTCCTCGACCTTTGTTAATTCAATATCTTGAGCGTTATACTCCGGAACAAATGCGCCGTCATGATGTAACACCGGGAATATCTGGTTGGGCCCAGATCAATGGGCGCAATGGAATAGATTGGGAAACGCGGTTTGAATATGACTTGTGGTATGTAAAAAACATTTCGTTTTTGACTGATTTGAAGATTTTCCTAGGCACATTGGCGGTGATTCTGGGCACACGAGGTGTAAATCAATCTAAGAGTCAGACGATGGAAGAGTTTGGCGTGGCAACAAAAAGTCTGAAAGGCTAGTGAGTGTACCTTGGGCAAACTTCTTATTTTGGGTGCTGGTGGACATGGCAAGGTAGTTGCAGAGTGTGCCTTGTCATTAGGAATATATACGACAATTGCATTTTTAGATGATGATGAAAAAGTTATTGAGGAATCCATCCTAGGGTCATGTCCAGTTATTGGAACATTTAGTGATGCTGGTAGTTTTGTTCATAAGTTTTCTGAAGCATTTGTGGCTCTTGGGAACAATCGGTCAAGAGTTAGGCTTATAACCTATCTTAGGGAGATAGGTTATAAGATACCCTGTTTAATTCACCCTGCTGCGTATGTTAGCAAATCTGCTCATATTGAAATTGGGACGGTCATAATGGCGGGAGCTGTTGTTAATGCAGATGCACATATTGGGGTGGGTGGAATCATTAACACGGGTGCGTCTGTTGATCACGACTGCGTGCTCGGTGTAGGTGTTCACTTATCACCTGGAGCGCGGTTAGGTGGGACTGTGACTGTTGGGGACTATACTTGGATTTGTATGGGCGCTAATGTTGTGAATAATGTTCATGTAGGGAAAGGAAGCGTTGCTGCAGCAGGGGCTACTGTGATTAGAGATGTTGGTGATAATTTGCTTGTTGCGAAGGTGCCTGCTAGGGAATTGAAAAAGACCGACCTAAAGAGATAGTTGATCAGCACAATTGGGAATACGAGGATACAACAGTTATCCGACAGTTAACAATCTTAAGGGTTAAATATTTTAGCATAATACACCCTACTGTAAGGCTGTCAAAATATGTTGAGATTGGGGTGCGTTCCATAATATGTGTTGATGAGAATACGGTTGTTGTAGGGTTCCTGCAAAGGCATTAAAAAATGACTAAGTTTAAGGAGTAGATCATCGGTTTACTGAGGTTTTTTCTTGCATGTATAACTTGTCATCGGGGGCGTAGTTAGGAGGGACAAGCTAGGCAGCGTGATTATAAATGCTAGCGCTAATTTGCTTGTAGGGAGGATGCCTGTGAGGGAATAATTGAGTTAGAGCTTTATATTCACTTGAATTATCGTTGAATGTCACAGTGGTTGTTAGCCTAGGATTTTAACATAGGGTTTAGCTAATGTAGCAAAGCAGCAAAAATAATTTGAGATGTCTATGCAGAGCTGTATAGGTCCCAACGGAGAAGATAAGACAAAGATGTTTAGGAGAGAAGATAATGGGTCTACTATTAAAAACTCTTTTTTACTCAAGCGGCTTTATTATAGTGTGGGCAATGGTAGGATACCCATTATCACTGAAGCTGATTGATAGATTATATAAAGGGGAGCAACTGAAAAAAGATTATTCAATTCAGCCGACCGTAACGGTTATGGTTGTAGCCCATAATGAAGAGAAAGTTATTCTGGAAAAGATGAACAACATTCTAGAACTAGATTACCCGCAGGAAAAAATTGAGTTTTTGGTTTCTTCCGATAATAGCACTGATAGGACAAATGAAATTGTAACGAAGTTTATAAAAGAACATAACGAAAGGAGAATCAGATTATTTGAAGTTATATTACGTAAAGGTAAAACAAATGCTCAGAATGAAGCCCAAAAGACAGTTACTACCGAGTATCTGGTTATGACAGACGCTAACGCAATGATGGACAAGAATTCAATTAAGGAATTAATGGCAGCATTCACTTCAAATAATATCGCCTATGTGACAGGGAGATTATCAATTGTTAATCAATATGTAAATGAGGTCAGCATTTCAGAGTCGAGGTATTGGGATAACGATCTTGCAGCCCGGGAAATTGAAGGAAGAATACAGACCATCACAGCAGGAAATGGTGCAATCTATGCATGCAGGACAAGTGATTATTATGACTTTAATCCAATTCAGTGCCATGACAGTGCTATGCCGTTGTTTTACGCGTTACAAGGTAAACGAGCGATTTGTAACCATGATGCTATAGCCTATGAAAAAGCCGGTGAGGTAATCAAGGATGAATTTAACCGAAAGGTCAGAATGAGTCGAATCATACTTAAACACATATTGCCGGATATAAACATCCTTAATATTTTTAAGTATAGATGGTTTTCGTATTTTTACTTCGGCCACAGAACATGTAGGTATCTATTATGGCTTTCCCACTTGATAGTATTCGTGACGAATGTATTCTTAATTAAAGAGTCCTGGTTATATGCTGTAACTTTTACCGCACAAGTACTGTTCTACCTTTTAGGGATTATTAGAGGGGTTACAAAAGCCAATAATAAACAGCTGACCATGATTTACTACTACTGTATGACGATAGCAGCCCAATGGGTAGGTGTGTATAACACTTTGACTGAAAGGACTAAGCCATTCTGGGAAAAAGCAGAAAGTACTAGATAGATAAACTAAAGTGTGAACAGTAGAATTGCAAAAGAATATTGCGTGAAATCTATACTGAATTATTAAAATGATTTACACAATATTACAATAATATTTTGGTGAGGTGGTTTTTTGAATAACTCCTTGCTTAGGATCTACCTTAACTCTCCTTTCATTTTAAAAAGAGTTTTTGCAAATATCGAAGCAGTAAGAAGAGATCGCTATCGTAGATTTGAGGATTCTAGTAATGGTTCAGCTGAAGTTGATTATGGTAAAAGTTTGGTCAATGAAAAATTCAATTTTGATATTAATAAAATCAACACTTTACTTAAACAGGCATCATGTAATGTTAAATACTATAGCTTTCTAAAGGAGCATGAAGTTAACTCTGTTGAAGACTTTGAAAAAATACCTTTATTAACCAAGAGAATAATTTCATTAAATCGAGAAGTGCTAATATCAAAAAAGATTAGAAATAAAAAAGAACTTTGGAATGGTTCATCAAGTGGATCAACCGGAACCCCATTAAAGTATTACAGAGATAAAAACAGCATTTCTAGTGAACGATTGAGTTATGATAGTTACTATAAATATTGCGGATGTGATTTAAACAAAAAGCGTGTCCGAATTTCTGGTGTCAAAGTAGCTCACTTCGATCGAAAAAAGCCACCATATTGGTTGTATATTGATAAATATAAGCAACTTCAATGCAGCACCTACCATATCTC encodes the following:
- a CDS encoding acetyltransferase, which codes for MGKLLILGAGGHGKVVAECALSLGIYTTIAFLDDDEKVIEESILGSCPVIGTFSDAGSFVHKFSEAFVALGNNRSRVRLITYLREIGYKIPCLIHPAAYVSKSAHIEIGTVIMAGAVVNADAHIGVGGIINTGASVDHDCVLGVGVHLSPGARLGGTVTVGDYTWICMGANVVNNVHVGKGSVAAAGATVIRDVGDNLLVAKVPARELKKTDLKR
- a CDS encoding sugar transferase; amino-acid sequence: MKYIKIKRVMDFIFSLILLIVISPIMLCAAVAIKCGGQGPVLFKQERPGKDGVIFTIYKFRTMRLETEKDGHPLSDMERMTRVGMMLRKLSIDELPQLLNILRGNMSFIGPRPLLIQYLERYTPEQMRRHDVTPGISGWAQINGRNGIDWETRFEYDLWYVKNISFLTDLKIFLGTLAVILGTRGVNQSKSQTMEEFGVATKSLKG
- a CDS encoding glycosyltransferase family 2 protein: MGLLLKTLFYSSGFIIVWAMVGYPLSLKLIDRLYKGEQLKKDYSIQPTVTVMVVAHNEEKVILEKMNNILELDYPQEKIEFLVSSDNSTDRTNEIVTKFIKEHNERRIRLFEVILRKGKTNAQNEAQKTVTTEYLVMTDANAMMDKNSIKELMAAFTSNNIAYVTGRLSIVNQYVNEVSISESRYWDNDLAAREIEGRIQTITAGNGAIYACRTSDYYDFNPIQCHDSAMPLFYALQGKRAICNHDAIAYEKAGEVIKDEFNRKVRMSRIILKHILPDINILNIFKYRWFSYFYFGHRTCRYLLWLSHLIVFVTNVFLIKESWLYAVTFTAQVLFYLLGIIRGVTKANNKQLTMIYYYCMTIAAQWVGVYNTLTERTKPFWEKAESTR